The segment CCTGGAAGtccaagaacaagaagaggaacaCGGACACGGAGCAGCGAGCGCCCAAAAGTGTCACCGACTACGGTACGGAGacacacttcctgttcctgttagcttagcatatcttgtagtttctttcctttttactGCATTCCTTCTCCTATTGTAACCGGGCCGATGTTCCTAAGTCTTATTTTCAGAAACATGTTTTCACCTTTTTTAACCGCAGCtaatcacttcctgtctcacgtgttgcatcacttcctgtgaaACACTTTCAGGTGGAGCTCCTCCGGTGAACAAAGCATGTAAGTGGTCCTCCAGTGTGACGCTACTAATGGCagagctacccccccccccctctttactaacccccccaccctcccaacATGGCTGCTCCTCATGGGATCACTTCTTCTTGCTTGTGCTCGTTCAGCTTCCTCACagctgcagccaatcacagcggctGTGGGCGTCGGCTTGAGGCCGTGTTTCATCTGGAGGACGGAGAGACGACTCACGAGTTCAGGGTTTAGACTTTGTTCAAGAAGTCTGACTTCAGGTCCTCAGGTCCGGTCCTGGAGCTAGTCTTCATGGGGTCAGGCCCCCTTGTGGTTCCCATCAGCCCTAGAACCTCAAAGAGCTCTGGACCCTCAACGAGTCGCTCACGGAGAACCTGAGAACGCGGGAGTCGAGTTCAAGGACATCCCGTGCATCTCAGCTTCTAAAGACACAAACAGCCTGGTTCCTGTTCGTGATGAAGACGACGCTCAGAGAAAACCACGGAGGCCTGAACAGGGTCCTCccctatctcctcctcctcctcctcctccccctcctcctcctcctcacctatctcctccccctcctcctcctccgtctcggTGGATCTTTGTCACGCTGCACTTTAAAGAAAGATGGAAACCCAATTTGTTgaatgtttaatattcatgaacaTCTGGCacgcttcatgtctcctcccccgctcctcgtcccccccccctcctcgtcctcctcatccctcctcatcccccccctcctcctcatcccctcgtCCCCCCTTGTCCTCCTcgttcccctcctcccccatgccccctcctcatcctccccgccctcgtccccctcgtcccctcgtccccctcctcctcctcctcctcccctcctcatcccccctcgtcctcctccccccccccccctctgagagCATCAGCATGAGCTTCTTCCAGGTTGTTTTGGTGAAGCTGTTCTTTATTAACACTCGTTAGCTCTGGACTCGcgtgtctttatgctaagctaacagctAACTGGCTTTCAGTGAACATGTCCACTCTTCAGTTTTAAGAcccgatgaagacgaggaaacatttaatataataaataacaatagaGATGAAACCAGGTtaacttctacacacacacacacacacacatgaatgagaAGAAACTGGAACGTCCCAGTGTCACCTAAACGCAGCAAACCAACGGTTTTAATTACAATCAACACACTTTTATAACttttgtaacatttaaaaaactctCTTATAACTCTTTTATAACTCTTAACTCTCTTATAACTCTTTTACGACTCTTATAACTCTTTTACGACTCTGTTTCAGACGTAGCTCCCAGGAGGATCAACAGGAAGGAGGCTGACGGAGTTTCACCTCCTTCCTCTAACTCGCTGATTGTAAACACGCTCCACCTGGAGGAAGACGCCTgacctttgtttgtttgtttgtttgtcaacgAGCAGCGCAGCAGAACCCGGCTCCGCCCATCCCGGCGCGGCAGTACGAGGTGGCGATGAACCGGCAGCAGCGCTACTTCCGCATCCCGTTCATCCGCCCGGGCGACCAGTACAAAGACCCCCAGAGCAAGAAGAAAGGCTGGTGGTACGCACACTTCGACGGGCCCTGGATCGCCCGGCAGATGGAGCTCCACCCGGACAAGCACCCCATCGTCCTGGTGGCAGGTCGGTACCGGAGGGGGGTTCCCAGAGAAGGCCATGGTATAATATGTCTTAAAAGCTTCCCATAGAAGGTCATggtataatatgtatttaaagtcTCCCATAGAAGGTCATGGTATAATTATTCTCTTTAAAGTTTCCAATAGAGGTCATggtataatatgtatttaaagtcTCCCATAGAAGGTCATGGTATAATTATTCTCTTTAAAGTTTCCCATAGAGGTCATggtataatatgtatttaaagtcTCACATAGAAGGTCATGGTATAAGTCTTCCCTTTGAAGCTTCCCCTTTTAAAATGTCCCATAGACAGTCatgatataatatgtatttaaagtcTCCCATAGACGGTCATGGTATAAGTCTTCCCTTTGAAgcttcccctttttaaaatgtcccaTAGAAGGTCATGGTATAATTATTCTCTTTAAAGTTTCCCATAGAAGGTCATGGTATAagtattcactttaaagtttccCATAAAAGGTCATGGTATAagtattcactttaaagtttccCATAGAAGGTCATggtataatatgtatttaaagtcTCCCATAGAAGGTCATGGTATAAGTCTTCCCTTTAAAGTTTCCCATAGAAGGTCATggtataatatgtatttaaagtttcccaTAGAAGGTCATGGTATAATTATTCTCTTTAAAGCTTCCGATATAAAGTCATGGTATATGTATTTCAAGCTTCCCATAGAAGGTCATggtataatatgtatttaaagtcTCCCATAGAAGGTCATGGTATAAGTCTTCCCTTTGAAGCTGCCCATAGACGGTCATGGTATAAGTCTTCCCTTTGAAGCTGCCCATAGAAGGTCATGGTATAAGTCTTCCCTTTGAAGCTGCCCATAGACGGTCATGGTATAAGTCTTCCCTTTGAAGCTGCCCATAGAAGGTCATGGTATAAGTCTTCCCTTTGAAGCTGCCCATAGACGGTCATGGTATAAGTCTTCCCTTTGAAGCTGCCCATAGACGGTCATGGTATAAGTCTTCCTTTGAAGCTGCCCATAGACGGTCATGGTATAAGTCTTCCCTTTGAAGCTGCCCATAGACGGTCATGGTATAAGTCTTCCCTTTGAAGCTGCCCATAGACGGTCATGGTATAAGTCTTCCCTTTGAAGCTGCCCATAGACGGTCATGGTATAAGTCTTCCCTTTGAAGCTGCCCATAGACGGTCATGGTATAAGTCTTCCCTTTGAAGCTGCCCATAGAAGGTCATGGTATAAGTCTTCCCTTTGAAGCTGCCCATAGACGGTCATGGTATAAGTCTTCCCTTTGAAGCTGCCCATAGACGTCCGTGTGTCCTCTGCGCTCCAGGGAAGGACGACATGGAGATGTGCGAGCTGAGCCTGGAGGAGACGGGCCTGTCCCGGAAGAGAGGAGCGGAGATCCTCCCCCGGCAGTTCGAGGAGATCTGGGACCGCTGCGGCGGGACCCAGTACCTCCGCGGCGCCATCGAGAGCCGGCAGGCGCGGCCCACCTACGCCACGGCCATGCTGCAGAGCCTGTACAAGTAGCCCcgggcggggggggaggggcttatctcTGCAAACTAAGGGACGAATGCACCGGCGACAGAACTGCGACTCCTCCTGGTGGCCATTTTGTTTCTCCTCTGGTGGTGATTTTATTTCTTGGgtttggggtttggggggggggggcgtttctCATTGGACGCTCCGCAGAGAGATCCTGCTGAAGTTTGTTTTCCTGTAACACGTTTAACTACGAGGCCTTACTGACTCCAGGGTTTTAAGAGTAGGACTTTTATTCTTCTGATTTAGTTCCTCCCAGAACAACAACACGTGTTCCTGACTCCACGAGATCCGCTGAGCTCTAATCAGTGCTCCAACTTTATTAGTTTccctttgttgtctttctgacCGAATGTAACTGGAGACCTCGTTGACTTGTTGACTCGTCTCATTTCTTCTGTGAACGCgtgaggctctggaggtttGATTCTTCTGTTTCTTTTGATTGATTCTTTAGTTTCTTTGAACTCGGCTCCGTGATTCTGGGCTGTTGGTCGATGTGAAACTCTTATGCAACGACATCGTCCCTCACTGCCGCGCACGTCTTCATCTCAAGGAGTTTACAGGAACGTTTAACGTCTCCGGAACTGGAACCGGGACGCTTAGGGGAGACGGAGCGTCACGCAGAGTCGCCTCCTGTTTACAGACAATCTGCCGCTCCTGCTTCAGAACGCCTGGCTGCAGAGCGGCACGTTGACGTGAAGCGGCTCGACGGAGACCCGCTTCAGGTCTCAGGGGGCCGAGCGGACTCTGGACCgggtctcctcgtctcctcgttcCTCACTGTCACTTTTCTAACGCTGATCTCTAACAGAATAAAACATTCCACGTGTCACTCACCGCTCTGCTGCTTCTTTCTGTCGACACACGTATGAAAGACGAGgacgacgacgttgttgttgttcaacAGTTTGTATTTTCAACTATTGATTTCAGACGAACATTAAAAATGACAATTTTCACactttaaaataagaaaaagtcaAAATTACAGTTTGGGTCTTTTTTTCAAAAGCAGCGATAAACATTTTGAGTCTATTTACATGAAATATACACGAGAAGAACACCGGGGCCTCGTGGCGCCGCGGGGGCGCACCATGAAGACGTTCAGAGAGGCCGAcatgtctgtttaaaaaaaaagaaaaaacactgaaTTACTATGACCAAGTAAAAGTATGttaattagtatatatatatatttgtataaacatttatttataaaatatatattttatgaataaatatatttttatatatttctttttcatttatatatacatttatattttatttacttatgtgaattgtgttaaaaaaattttaaaaaacactgaacTACTGACAAAGGAAAAGTATATAATttagtattatatttatttatatatgtagatattttatatttatataaatatatatttattaaagatatttatatataattatagaaATATACACATCTTTAATTTACTTAtgtgaattgtgtgtttttatcaaagagaaaacaaagtaaaagttTATACCTTGTGAGGTCTTGTCAGGTGATCCATCCCTAACTGGccaggggggaggagccatcTTTGTATCTAGAACAGAGAAAGGTGAAGGTGTGAGACCAGACTGGGTCTCCAAAGATACCAGGGGACCTGAATGCACCGCAGAGGGGATGAAACTACAAGAGAAGTGAACAACGGGTATCAGCTGCTGATcgggagaaacacacagatcaaTAAGTACAGCTCGATCATCCACCTGTCAATAAGAACAGCTACGGTCCTCTACCGATAGGAAGTCACCGTGACTCTCAGTCACTCACATTGACGTACAATGACTCATTGACTCAGTGACTCACATTGACGTACAATGACTCAGTGACTCGCATTGACTCACAATGACTCAGTGACTCACATTGACTCACAATGACTCAGTGACTCACATTGACTCACAATGATTCAGTGACTCACATTGACGTACAATGACTCATTGACTCTCAGTGACTCACATTGACGTACAATGACTCACAATGACTCACATTGACTCACAATGACTCAGTGACTCACATTGACTCAGTGACTCATTGACTCTCAGTGACTCACATTGACGTACAATGACTCATTGACTCTCAGTGACTCACATTGACGTACAATGACTCAGTGACTCACATTGACGTACAATGACTCATTGACTCTCAGTGACTCACATTGACGTACAATGACTCACATTGACGTACAATGACTCAGTGACTCACTGTAGCATgcccgaggccgccacccgtgggtttccccccccagcaccaaggatccgccagacagcacgaGGTTTCgttcaaagacatgttttattggcccacacacgacaccgagccgaccgcaaaacacgtgcctctgctcacctccctctccactcgagtggcagcttttataagggtggcctcggctgctgagtgattgccaatcaccagcacccgaggccaaatcagacacagctgccacactccccaccactcgatttaggcTGGACttccccatgagagcttgggcggaggagggcccTGGGGACCGGACAATGCTCGGCCGGAGGGGCTCCGGGCCGACTGCTTAGGAGgtggggctctggggttcggGACGGGGACGGGAGCTGACGCCCGGGCCGGGAACGGGAGCCGGACCGCCGGAAGGAGCCGCGCAGCGGTAGCTGGTACCTCTGACAGGGCCCGGGGATCCGGAGTCGgccctccaccgacgggtcggctcggggttcgacggcagctccgacgggtcctggacctcagcggtcggcagctccgacgagttctggacctcggggttctgcagctccgacgagtcctggggctctgggtccggcagctccgacggctcctggacctcaggggtcggcagctccgacgggtcctggggctctggggtcggccgctccgacgggtcctggacctcgggggtcggcagctccgacgggtcctggggctctggggtcggcagctccgatggctcctggggctctgggtccggcagctccgacggctcctggacctcaggggtcggcagctccgacgggtcctggggctctggggtcggcagctccgacgggtcctggacctcggggttctgccgctccgacgggtcctggggctctgggtccggcagctccgacggctcctggacctcgggtcggcagctccgacgggtcctgggcctctggggtcggcagctccgacgggtcctggggctctgggtccggcagctccgacggctcctggggctctggggtcggcagctccgacgggtcctggacctcggggttctgcagctccgacgagtcctggggctctggagtcggcagctccgacggctcctggggctctgggtccggcagctccgacggctcctggacctcaggggtcggcagctccgacgggtcctgaggctctggggtcggcagctccgatgggtcctggacctcgggggtcggcagctccgacggctcgggggtcggctgcggcgacgggtcacggggaacgggagtctgccACAGCGCCGGCGGTTTCGAGGGTtccgaggaacaggcggctctcctccgcctgttcccgccccatctcctctatccgggccagtatctggcccaagctgctcatcagctcttcctcctggtctggctccctccctttcaggcactgggtcctcaggggccccacgttgggctccaatgtagcatgcccgaggccgccacccgtgggtttccccccccagcaccaaggatccgccagacagcacgaGGTTTCgttcaaagacatgttttattggcccacacacgacaccgagccgaccgcaaaacacgtgcctctgctcacctccctctccactctcgagtggcagcttttataagggtggcctcggctgctgagtgattgccaatcaccagcagccgaggccaaatcagacacagctgccacactcacaTTGACGTACACTGACTCAGTGACTCACATTGACTCACAATGACTCAGTGACTCACATTGACTCACAATGACTCAGTGACTCACATTGACGTACAATGACTCAGTGACTCACATTGACTCTCAGTGACTCACATTGACTCACAATGACTCAGTGACTCACATTGACTGAGTGACTCACATTGACGTACAATGACTCAGTGACTCAGTGACTCTCATTGACTCACATTGACTCTCAGTGACTCACAGTGACTCAAATTGACTCTCAGTGACTCACATTGATGTACAATGACTCAGTGACTCACAATGACTCACATTGACTCACATTGAGTCAGTGACTCACATTAACTCAGTTACTCACAGTGACTCACATTGACTCACAGTGACTCACAGGGATCTACTTAGATctccaggtgcatgctggttaCCTGCACACGGCCCCGTGTCCCGGCTGGATGTGGCACCGGCCTCCGGGGCAGCGGTCCGGCTGCAGGTCACAGAGGCTCCGGCAGGGCCGGCCAGCCACCGACAGGAAGCCGGGCCGGCACACGCAGCGCGCCTCCTTCAACCGGCCAATCGCCACGCAGCGGGACGCCGCATCGCACGCCAGGAACTTACAGGCGTCGGCCTGGTCGGCtgcgaggaagaagaggaagagaaggaggaagcggAGCTTAacgacatatatacacatatacatacgtacatatatatacatatatatataaagttccaCAGTAGAACCAGCAGGTCTCAGAACCAGGAGGTCTCAGAACCAGcaggtctccaggtgttcacgTACCTGGCTCTACGTCCAGGCTGCGGGTGTCGATCTGGATCATCAGGTTCTTGGCGGCGGCGGAGCAGAACCGCTCCAGGACGCCGTGGACGGCCTCGGTGATGTTGTACGGCACCGACTTGGAGAACTTGGCCTTGCTGTTGACGACCACGCTGCCCCTCTGGAAGTTCAGGATCTCCAGGTTCTGGAAGCCCGTCAGGTTGGCCTGCAGGTACGGCAGCAGCTGCACACACAAGGACAGGTTCTGAGTCCCACGAAGCCCAAAGAGGACGAGGGTTCATGGCTGCGTTCATCCGTCACACGAGGAGATGAAGTCTGTCCCCTGGGAGACGTGAAGAGGACGTAGAAAATCAAAAGACTCAAATGAGTCACAGGACTCAAAAGACTCAAAATAGCTAAAAGATCCATACGAGTCATGAGATCCACGAGGAGACTGAGGATAAAGGTCTGACTGAGGTCTGGAGACTGAGGATGAAGGTCAGACTGAGGTCTGGACATAACGACCTTGTTGCTTCTTGTGCTGCTCTACCCTGTTtccaaggttcaaggtttttatcTGCCATTTGTTTtcagaccaacagtccagaacCATCGTGCAGGACTCCCTCAGTCCCCCGTtaaggaaataaaaacacactatcataggaaagaaaaatagataatattaaaaaaacattgagaaGGTGGTAATACGTACAAAAAAGGTAGTAATATAATCAAAAAGGTGTTAATATGGACATTAAAGTCTAAAGTGGGAACTCGTGTGTGACTCCCCCTCCGACCACCGGCCCGGTCTTGGGTTACTCACCACGTCCAGGAAGGTGTTCTCCAGGGATCGGTACTCGGACGACGTCTTGTTGAAGAGGTCCTCGGAGAAGTCCATGTTGGTGACGCGCAGGCTGAAGAACACCACCAGCTCCCGGCCGTGGCTGGCCGTGGTCATGGAGGGCGTGGTCAGGTATCTCACTGGAGCCGTGGTCAGGTATCTCACTGGAGGCGTGGTCAGGTATCTCACTGGAGGCGTGGTCAGGTATCTCACTGGAGGCGTGGTCAGGTATCTCACTGGAGGCGTGGTCAGGTATCTCACTGGAGGCGTGGTCAGGTATCTCACTGGAGGCGGGGCCGTGACGGCGGCGCGTTCCCCCCCCTCGGGCGGGAAGCCGCTCCCCTCGGCCGCCGCGTCGGTCGGACCCAGCTCCACCGTCAGGTCCCGGACCGCCTCGTCCACCACGTCTCCGGCGGCCGGCGGCGGGGCGGTTTGGCTCCGGCCTCCTTTCGGCACCGTCTCCTTCAAGTCTTCGTCGATAACGACGACCGCCGGCTCCGACTCCTTCTCTGCTTCTTCGCCGGcgtcctctgaagactctggAGTAGGACGCTCCGCTACCTCGAACAGTCCGGTGTCGACAGTCGGACCGGGGGCGGACGCTTCGGACGCTTCAGACGCTTCGGACGCGGCGACAGCCGAGGCCGGAGGCGTTTGGACGGCGGCCGCAGCCGGAGCCGTTGGGACGGCGGCCGCAGCCGGAGCCGTTGGGACGGCGGCCGCAGCCGGAGCCGGCGCTGCCGTCACTGCAACGTCTTCTGGACCTTCGGTGGCGTCGGGGCGGTTCGGATCCGTCGCCTCTTTGAATCGTCGGGGCCAAAAGAAAAAGGACGAATCACAGAGGATCACCAGTTAGACAGAAGCCCCTCTGAGTGGGCACCAAGCATCAGAACCACCCGCGCTGCATCTCCAGGGGGATCTCTAACCACAGATATGACTattcctgagtgtctgtgatcTCTCCGCGGTGCAGCCGGTACCTCCATGTCTCCAGTACTGCATGTAAACCCTCAGAATGTCTCATCTATGTGTCTCGGGATCTTTAAGGATCTGTTCTCAGGACGTACGTCATGTTCCTCACCTGCTCCACCAGAGCTGGATTCAGACTGCGGATCCCTCTTGGAAGTTGCCGTCGGTGTGATggtctccacttcctgctcgGTGGAGAAGTCACGGACGACGTGATATTCAGGGTCAGGTCCACCTCCGCCGAGCGGGACCGCGTTGTCTTCCTCGAGTGGCCGGTGGCCGTCCGGTCCGGCTGCTGGAAGGAACTCGTTGTCTTGGATATTCTGGACGGTGTCGTCTCCAAAGCCGAGCTCCGCCGTGCCGTCCGGTGGGTGGAGGATTTTAATGGCTTCGGCCGGTGGGTCAGTGACGTCTCCCTCTGGTTCGGGTTCTAAAACCTCGACTATCTCATGCTCTGGATCAACGAGTCCTGCTTCCTCTTCCGGCTCCGACACCTCGGGTAACTCTTCTGCCGGCGGTAACACGTGAACGGCGCCCTCTTCTGATTCTGATGCTTCCTTTGgaccctcctcctctcgttcttCCTTAGAGACATCAGTCGCCTCCTCTCCAGCCTCTGGTGGACGTTGGGTTTCCAAGCGGTCCTTGGGCTCGTTCTCTGGTACCGGGATCACTTTGCCTTCTGCTCTTACAtccttctctggttctggtacttcttcttcttcttcggcctctTTCCCTGGTTCTGGAGCTACGTCTACAACCTCTAGAACTTCTTCACTTGGTTCTGAAACCTTTTCTGGCTCCTCTGATTCTGCAGCCTGGACTTCCTCGTCTCCTGTTCCTGCTACTCCCAATTCCAATTCCTCAACCGccccttcaccttcaccttcacctggcGCTCTGACAACTTCTTCATCTACTTCTGACATCTTAACCACGTCCTCGGTGGATTTCacagcctcctcctctggttctggAACCTCagcgacctcctcctcctcttcttctaccgGTCGCACAACATCAACTGCCTCCACCTCGTTTTCCAGTTGGGAAGCTTCAGGTACTAGTCCTTCTGATCCTTCAGGTTcaaccacctcctctccttgttCTGAGACTTCTGACTCTTCCTCTACTTCTGCATCTGGTTCTGAAACCTCATCATCTCTCTTAGTTTCTAAACTCGGATGCAACTCATCAAATAGATCTTCTTCTGGTTCCTCAATGACCTCACCTCTAACTTCAACTATTCCCTTCTCTGGTTGCAAcacatcttctccttcttcatacAACATCTCTACTGCGCTAATGCCTGTTTCTGCCTCCTCTGGTGTGGCGTCTTCTGCTTCAGAAACTTCTGAATCCTCATCAAGCTCCTTCTGCTCCAGCTCTGAAGCTGCTACCTTGTCTTGATTGTCTTCCAGAgactcttctgcttcttcttcctctggctCTGAAACTTCAACTATTTCCTCctcttcagcttcttcttctggcTCTGAGACTTCAGCTTCTTCCTGTGGCTCTGAGACTTCAGCTTCTTCTCCTGCCTCTGAGACTTCAGCTTCTTCTCCTGCCTCTGAgacttcagcttcttcttctgcctctgAGACTTCAGCTTCAGGTTCTGTCGTCTCTAAATTCCCTTCCTCTTGTTCATAAACTTCCGTTAGTTCAGGCGTCGGCTGCAAACCTTCAGGCGCTCCGTCGGGTTCCACCACTAACCCTCCCTCCGGCTGCAGCGTTTCAGATTCACCTTCCAACTTCGAGACATCTCGGGGACCCGTTTCCTCATGGAGGTCGTACCGCTCGGCCTCTTCCTCATTGAGGTCATACTGCTCGGCCTCTTCCTCATCGGGAAGAGCGTTGACGTCTTGGTCTTCCCGAGGCGTCGCTGGATGAGTGGGCGGCTGGCCCGTGAGGCCTGAGAGGGTAGTGACATCAGCCGTTTCCTCATCGGGGGGCGCTGTGGTCAATGATCTCTGTGTGGTCTGGGGGACGACATCTGGCCCGGGGTCcacatggtcctcatggtccacatggtcctcatggtcctcaggttcctcatggtcctcagggtcctcatggccctcatggtcctcaggttCCTCAGGGTCCTCATggccctcatggtcctcaggttcctcatggtcctcagggtcctcaggttcctcatggtcctcatggtcctcagggtCCTCAGGTTCCTcagggtcctcatggtcctcatggtcctcaggttCCTcagggtcctcatggtcctcatggtcctcagggttctcatggtcctcatggtcctcaggttcctcatggtcctcagggtcctcagggtcctcagggtcctcatggtcctcatggtcctcagggtcctcagggtcctcatggtcctcaggttcctcatggtcctcagggtcctcatggtcctcatggtcctcgtggtcctcaGGGTCCTCGTGGTCCTCAGGGTCCTCGTGGTCCTCAGGTTCCTCATTGTCCTcagggtcctcatggtcctggtCCACAGGACTCAGGTCTTCCTCTGAGATCAGGTTGGGGGAAAGGCTGATTGGAGCGTCTGTCTCCAGCTGGAGGATGACGGGCGGGGTCGCGATGTAGTCCCTTACAAGTTCACCCGTTTCCCTGTGATGAATGGTTTCAATCTCGTGGGTAATGATTGGCaattcttcttcatcctcctcctcctccttttcgtCTGACGGCCAGCGCTCACTCACATAAATTGCCTCCGACTCCTCGGTGATCTCCTCCGCGGGGCCGGCGGTGGGCTGGAGGAGGGTCCCCAGGGCGTTCTCCTCCTCCGAGGGCCGGAGGGGAGGCCTCTGGGCCCCCGGCTCCCCGGTGGACACTTCCAACTCGTTGTGTGAATCGGGCTCACTGAACTGAGAGATGAATCATATTAATAATGCACTGACAGTTCGTCACTTTTTCACTATTAAAACAACTATTTGTTATGCAGTAAATCTTCATTATGGAGGGTCATTCATTTCCATATATTTTAATCAGAAGACAAATGTTTTTAACAGGAATTCTTAACAAGGCTTCCAGAAATAAAGATGCAACGTGTTTGAATGAGGCCGAATTGAAAATGtcatttcagctcatttcttGTCTTATATGCTCCTAAATTATATCATACTCCAGTTATTACAGGCTCCACCCACACACTCTTTTCTTCACATTGTGAATTAATTATATTTCCaacaaatgaattaataaatccaCAACATCGATAACGTTTCTCACCTCATCCACTACTTCCACCGTCGAGGTCGCCGTCTGAGCCGGCAGGAAGATTCCTCCTGTGAACGCAGAGCGGTGTCACCTCCAGACGAGCATCCATGAAATACCATTTACTGCTCATCCAttggattaaaacacatttacggTTCACAGATGGATGTCGTATTTTTACTAGATTTCATATAGTTTTAATATGCTGCAAATCCATTCTTTAGTTGTACTCTGTGTTCAGAATGCAACTCTAAAGCAGGAGTGGAGCAGCAGCTCGTCACCTGGTTGGAAGGTGAGCGAGTCCAGATCGATGGGCAGCGACGCCTCCTCGCGCAGTGCCTCCGTCACCACCGCCCAGAGGCCGGAGggggccgagggggccggctcAGGGGCCTTCGAGGTGATTTTAGGAGAATTGATCTCGAAGACCAGAGAGTAACGCACCGAGATTCCTCCAGGCCTGAAACCACAAG is part of the Pseudoliparis swirei isolate HS2019 ecotype Mariana Trench chromosome 12, NWPU_hadal_v1, whole genome shotgun sequence genome and harbors:
- the LOC130202147 gene encoding titin isoform X8, which gives rise to MLWDLGLVLLLLVFTPQAAGGQGGRVGGVQDLLGQDSRDVGVPEVGPHVSTRGAPPLPHRPELQQLGGAPEPRPQEDEPHESPDAPPARGDWTTADPPDLPDLPDPRDPPGSAAVQTVAPPVPTSTVVLLRPARASTSPGLQLTQPAEEEEEEEEEVKDSELPNVVPEGPAEQRVEFSIDLVDPGYRELLDDPDSPQYVDLAHHLQDQMQHVFDKLPGYKGIEVLGISETQDTDGPGGISVRYSLVFEINSPKITSKAPEPAPSAPSGLWAVVTEALREEASLPIDLDSLTFQPGGIFLPAQTATSTVEVVDEFSEPDSHNELEVSTGEPGAQRPPLRPSEEENALGTLLQPTAGPAEEITEESEAIYVSERWPSDEKEEEEDEEELPIITHEIETIHHRETGELVRDYIATPPVILQLETDAPISLSPNLISEEDLSPVDQDHEDPEDNEEPEDHEDPEDHEDPEDHEDHEDHEDPEDHEEPEDHEDPEDPEDHEDHEDPEDPEDPEDHEEPEDHEDHENPEDHEDHEDPEEPEDHEDHEDPEEPEDPEDHEDHEEPEDPEDHEEPEDHEGHEDPEEPEDHEGHEDPEDHEEPEDHEDHVDHEDHVDPGPDVVPQTTQRSLTTAPPDEETADVTTLSGLTGQPPTHPATPREDQDVNALPDEEEAEQYDLNEEEAERYDLHEETGPRDVSKLEGESETLQPEGGLVVEPDGAPEGLQPTPELTEVYEQEEGNLETTEPEAEVSEAEEEAEVSEAGEEAEVSEAGEEAEVSEPQEEAEVSEPEEEAEEEEIVEVSEPEEEEAEESLEDNQDKVAASELEQKELDEDSEVSEAEDATPEEAETGISAVEMLYEEGEDVLQPEKGIVEVRGEVIEEPEEDLFDELHPSLETKRDDEVSEPDAEVEEESEVSEQGEEVVEPEGSEGLVPEASQLENEVEAVDVVRPVEEEEEEVAEVPEPEEEAVKSTEDVVKMSEVDEEVVRAPGEGEGEGAVEELELGVAGTGDEEVQAAESEEPEKVSEPSEEVLEVVDVAPEPGKEAEEEEEVPEPEKDVRAEGKVIPVPENEPKDRLETQRPPEAGEEATDVSKEEREEEGPKEASESEEGAVHVLPPAEELPEVSEPEEEAGLVDPEHEIVEVLEPEPEGDVTDPPAEAIKILHPPDGTAELGFGDDTVQNIQDNEFLPAAGPDGHRPLEEDNAVPLGGGGPDPEYHVVRDFSTEQEVETITPTATSKRDPQSESSSGGAEATDPNRPDATEGPEDVAVTAAPAPAAAAVPTAPAAAAVPTAPAAAAVQTPPASAVAASEASEASEASAPGPTVDTGLFEVAERPTPESSEDAGEEAEKESEPAVVVIDEDLKETVPKGGRSQTAPPPAAGDVVDEAVRDLTVELGPTDAAAEGSGFPPEGGERAAVTAPPPVRYLTTPPVRYLTTPPVRYLTTPPVRYLTTPPVRYLTTPPVRYLTTAPVRYLTTPSMTTASHGRELVVFFSLRVTNMDFSEDLFNKTSSEYRSLENTFLDVLLPYLQANLTGFQNLEILNFQRGSVVVNSKAKFSKSVPYNITEAVHGVLERFCSAAAKNLMIQIDTRSLDVEPADQADACKFLACDAASRCVAIGRLKEARCVCRPGFLSVAGRPCRSLCDLQPDRCPGGRCHIQPGHGAVCRYKDGSSPLAS